A region of Ferruginibacter albus DNA encodes the following proteins:
- a CDS encoding M1 family metallopeptidase: MKKHLTLFILFLLFFCTSFSQTYWQQQVDYKIDVSLNDSANTLDGNVKMDYFNNSPDTLHFIWIELWPNAFKNDRTAFSDQLLENGRTDFYFSDDDKRGYINRLNFKVDGITVKAEDHPQHQDIIKILLPQSLAPNSSIKIETPFHVKLPYNFSGDGYTGRSYQITQWFPKPAVYDKKGWHEMPYLVQGGNYNEFGNYEVQITAPEKYTVAASGDLQNSESKNALKTWHFQLNNGSDFVWFADKKFLTKQENIQLASGKNISINIYYKKDSANIWTNSIDAVKKALIEKSTLIDDYPYNSISIVENTCKYNYTTSYPSIGLLKPLGNEKERSYLLNHLTGANWFGSAIANNEQRELWLSKGLNAYYDDKYLKDRNLTSLELADIKNKFLKKRLPDNSAQNLLRTVTGIDQDQPTLTRTDSLTNFNYLLLPQKGSNFVKSLGTFDMDTAKLSVVLKEFYQRWKFKHPTTEDFKAVAEEISKKDLSASFSYLNKPGYTFESKRIDTFPDFHPKYNFNKKLKLASFFSFKETNKYNYIFLSPAIGYNYYDKFMIGAAIHNYTLPLSKFDFFATPMYGTGSKKLTGIGRLDYHLYPHNLFQHIDISLSGATFTTDQNIDTAGNTIYRSFYKIVPGIRFTFRKNDPRSTITKYIQFKSFFIQEQAYDYPVDTTINGTDTSFKQKAITINQHRLLNQLMFVVENNRALYPYRAELKAEQDKGFIRLAFTGNYFFNYAHSKGGVAVRLFAGKFFYTDRATANAGLYGFSLSAPRGGDSYNSKGGDYTYSNYFIGRNYYPFNVSGTDWQFFYQQVMIKDGGFKVNTDAMGNIESDDWLAATNIVFDVPKNINPLSVLPFKIPLKVFLDVGTYAEPWANNSGESKFLYDAGLQLSLAKGVVNIYVPILYSQVFSDYYSSVIPDNGRFFKTISFSIDLQNINLRKIIPQLSY, translated from the coding sequence TTGAAAAAGCATCTCACCTTATTTATACTCTTTCTTTTATTCTTCTGCACATCTTTCAGTCAAACTTATTGGCAGCAGCAGGTTGATTATAAAATCGATGTAAGTCTAAACGATTCTGCCAATACATTGGATGGTAATGTAAAAATGGACTATTTCAATAACTCACCGGATACTTTACATTTTATCTGGATAGAGCTTTGGCCAAATGCTTTTAAAAATGACAGAACCGCTTTTAGTGATCAGTTGTTGGAAAATGGGAGAACAGATTTTTATTTTAGTGACGACGACAAGAGAGGATACATCAACCGCCTGAATTTTAAAGTAGATGGCATCACTGTAAAAGCAGAAGATCATCCTCAACACCAGGATATTATTAAAATATTGCTACCGCAATCGCTTGCGCCAAATAGCAGTATAAAAATTGAAACGCCTTTTCATGTAAAGTTACCCTATAATTTTTCCGGCGATGGTTATACAGGCAGATCTTATCAAATAACTCAGTGGTTTCCTAAACCTGCCGTGTATGATAAAAAAGGCTGGCACGAAATGCCTTACCTGGTGCAGGGAGGGAATTATAACGAATTTGGTAATTACGAGGTGCAAATAACCGCCCCGGAAAAATATACTGTTGCCGCAAGCGGAGATCTCCAAAACAGCGAATCAAAAAATGCTCTTAAAACATGGCATTTTCAATTAAACAACGGTAGTGATTTTGTTTGGTTTGCTGATAAAAAGTTTCTTACCAAGCAAGAAAATATTCAGCTAGCAAGCGGTAAAAATATCAGCATAAATATTTATTATAAAAAAGATTCAGCTAATATTTGGACCAATAGCATTGACGCAGTAAAAAAAGCATTGATCGAAAAAAGCACCTTGATCGACGATTATCCTTATAATTCCATTTCTATTGTTGAAAATACTTGTAAATACAATTATACGACGAGTTATCCCAGTATCGGCTTATTAAAACCTCTCGGGAATGAAAAAGAAAGAAGTTACCTATTGAATCATTTAACAGGTGCGAATTGGTTTGGCAGTGCCATAGCCAATAATGAGCAACGTGAATTATGGCTTAGCAAAGGATTAAATGCCTATTATGATGATAAGTATTTAAAAGATAGAAATTTAACTTCATTAGAATTGGCTGATATCAAAAATAAGTTCCTTAAAAAAAGGCTACCGGATAATTCTGCCCAAAATTTATTAAGAACTGTTACCGGAATAGACCAGGATCAACCTACTCTTACCCGAACCGATTCTTTAACGAATTTTAATTATTTACTCTTGCCTCAGAAAGGATCCAATTTCGTAAAATCTTTAGGAACATTCGATATGGATACTGCAAAACTTTCTGTCGTACTTAAAGAATTTTATCAACGTTGGAAATTCAAACATCCGACAACTGAAGACTTTAAAGCCGTAGCAGAAGAAATAAGCAAGAAAGACCTGAGCGCATCTTTTTCTTATTTAAATAAACCAGGATATACTTTTGAATCAAAAAGAATTGATACTTTCCCCGATTTTCATCCTAAATACAACTTTAATAAAAAACTAAAACTAGCATCATTCTTTAGTTTTAAAGAGACTAACAAATACAATTATATCTTCCTCTCCCCTGCTATCGGTTATAATTATTACGACAAATTCATGATCGGTGCAGCTATTCACAACTATACATTACCATTATCTAAGTTTGATTTTTTTGCTACGCCCATGTATGGCACCGGCTCTAAAAAACTTACAGGTATAGGAAGACTGGATTACCATTTGTATCCTCATAACCTCTTTCAGCATATTGATATAAGCTTAAGCGGCGCTACTTTTACAACAGATCAAAACATCGATACTGCCGGCAATACCATATACAGATCGTTCTATAAAATTGTACCGGGTATTCGTTTTACATTCAGAAAGAACGATCCCCGCAGTACTATTACCAAATACATTCAGTTTAAATCATTCTTTATACAAGAGCAGGCGTATGATTATCCTGTAGATACAACTATTAACGGCACAGATACTTCTTTCAAACAAAAAGCTATTACTATCAATCAGCATCGTTTATTGAACCAATTGATGTTTGTTGTTGAAAATAACCGTGCCCTGTATCCTTATAGAGCAGAGCTGAAAGCTGAGCAGGATAAAGGTTTCATCCGCCTGGCATTTACCGGTAATTACTTCTTTAATTATGCCCATAGCAAAGGCGGTGTTGCTGTTCGCTTATTTGCCGGCAAATTCTTTTATACAGACCGGGCTACTGCTAATGCCGGCTTATATGGCTTTAGTTTGTCTGCCCCAAGAGGAGGAGACTCTTATAATAGTAAGGGTGGCGATTATACCTACAGCAATTATTTTATAGGAAGAAATTATTATCCTTTTAACGTGTCGGGCACGGATTGGCAGTTCTTTTACCAACAAGTAATGATAAAAGACGGCGGCTTTAAAGTAAATACCGATGCAATGGGAAACATTGAATCGGATGACTGGCTGGCAGCTACTAATATTGTTTTTGATGTTCCGAAAAATATAAACCCGCTTTCTGTATTGCCTTTTAAAATTCCTTTAAAAGTATTTTTGGATGTAGGCACTTATGCTGAGCCATGGGCAAACAACAGCGGCGAAAGCAAATTCTTGTATGATGCAGGCTTACAATTATCCCTGGCAAAAGGAGTTGTAAATATTTATGTTCCGATACTTTACAGCCAGGTTTTCAGCGATTATTATTCGTCTGTTATACCGGATAATGGCAGATTTTTTAAAACGATCTCTTTCAGCATTGACCTGCAAAATATAAATCTTAGAAAAATCATTCCGCAATTATCTTATTAG
- a CDS encoding GNAT family N-acetyltransferase: MPIRYIQYNEIDKSKWDHCITNASNGLIYGYSYYLDAMAGNWGALILDDYKAVMPLTWKKKYGFHYLYQPFFAASLGVFGNNITADLLNDFLHAVPGKFKFWDIYLNHGNHFSLPDFKLYERMNYVLPLNKPYEELYSSFRDNIKRNIKKAIQLNCTFRSDISIKEIIALAQQQSEHFSPISDKHYDHFEKLYDYLHSQKKAISYGVYASNNELIASSAFFFSHKRAYYILVGNHPNGRTIGASHALINNFIKDNAGRDLLLDFEGSDIRNIAFFYSSFGATEEKFTGIKLNRLPFWAKWFKK, encoded by the coding sequence ATGCCTATCCGCTATATTCAATATAATGAAATTGATAAAAGCAAATGGGACCATTGTATTACCAATGCTTCTAACGGGCTGATCTATGGTTATTCCTATTATTTGGATGCAATGGCGGGCAATTGGGGTGCGTTAATATTGGATGACTACAAAGCAGTGATGCCGCTTACGTGGAAAAAAAAATATGGATTTCATTATTTGTATCAACCTTTTTTCGCAGCAAGTCTCGGCGTTTTTGGAAATAACATAACGGCAGACTTACTAAATGATTTTTTACATGCCGTTCCCGGTAAATTCAAATTTTGGGATATTTATCTAAACCACGGCAATCATTTTTCACTGCCCGATTTTAAGTTATATGAACGCATGAATTATGTGCTTCCTTTGAACAAACCATATGAAGAATTATACTCAAGCTTTAGAGATAATATAAAACGAAACATAAAAAAAGCTATACAGCTTAATTGTACTTTCAGATCAGACATTAGCATTAAAGAAATTATAGCATTAGCCCAACAGCAATCAGAACACTTTTCTCCCATCAGCGATAAACATTATGATCATTTTGAGAAGCTGTACGACTATCTACATTCACAAAAAAAAGCCATTAGTTATGGAGTATATGCTTCAAACAATGAATTGATAGCCTCTTCTGCTTTCTTTTTTTCTCATAAAAGAGCTTATTATATTTTGGTTGGCAATCATCCTAATGGAAGAACTATTGGTGCATCTCATGCACTGATCAATAATTTTATAAAAGATAATGCCGGCCGCGATCTTTTATTGGATTTTGAAGGAAGTGATATCCGGAATATTGCCTTTTTTTACAGCAGCTTTGGCGCTACAGAAGAAAAATTTACAGGCATAAAGCTGAATCGCCTGCCTTTCTGGGCAAAATGGTTCAAGAAATAA